From the genome of Plectropomus leopardus isolate mb chromosome 13, YSFRI_Pleo_2.0, whole genome shotgun sequence, one region includes:
- the scn4bb gene encoding sodium channel, voltage-gated, type IV, beta b, giving the protein MEVRWVEPLRLGPPHTSVCLMFSLLLGVWSVQALEMLVGKIPFLEAVNGSTVMLPCTYFSCIGIEDLYFSWQYNDNGTMQKVCDSVIASEDAEPHVNIYRERVEFVGKNHDKNVSILLWNITFEDGGQYTCFGRNRKEKGRNHSAIFNLIVVDKLRVVDNTLSIIIASCVGGAIAALMGFMLLKNFTLYVLSKLEEKNKECLVTSSGIDNTENGLSGSKADSKPTPKKK; this is encoded by the exons ATGGAGGTCCGGTGGGTTGAACCCCTGAGGCTGGGCCCTCCGCACACGTCCGTCTGCCTGATGTTCTCTCTGCTGCTTG gtgTGTGGTCTGTTCAGGCTCTCGAGATGCTTGTAGGAAAGATTCCTTTCCTGGAGGCAGTGAACGGCAGCACAGTCATGTTGCCTTGCACATATTTTAGCTGTATCGGCATCGAAGACCTCTACTTCAGCTGGCAATACAACGACAACGGAACCATGCAGAAG GTGTGTGATTCAGTGATAGCATCAGAGGACGCGGAGCcacatgtaaatatatatcGAGAGCGGGTGGAGTTTGTGGGGAAGAACCATGACAAAAACGTCTCCATCTTGCTGTGGAACATCACCTTCGAGGACGGAGGCCAGTACACATGTTTTGGACGGAACCGCAAGGAGAAGGGCAGGAACCACAGCGCCATCTTTAACCTCATCGTGGTGGACAAGT TGAGGGTGGTGGACAACACGCTGAGCATCATCATAGCCTCGTGTGTGGGCGGAGCCATCGCAGCGTTAATGGGCTTCATGCTGCTCAAGAACTTCACTCTCTATGTTCTTTCAAAGCTTGAGGAGAAAAA TAAGGAGTGCCTTGTAACTTCATCAGGGATCGACAACACAGAAAATGGCCTCTCAGGATCCAAAGCTGATTCAAAGCCaacaccaaaaaagaaatga